One Synechococcus sp. JA-2-3B'a(2-13) genomic window carries:
- the arsB gene encoding ACR3 family arsenite efflux transporter, translating into MKFFEKYLTVWVSLCIAAGIGLGKILGNSVSVLESWQIYTINIPVAVLVWMMIYPMMVQIDFSSIGGVSKNWKGLALTVTVNWLIKPFTMALFGWIFFKNLYATWITPEDADQYLAGAILLGAAPCTAMVFVWSYLVRGDANYTLIQVSVNDLILPVAFVPIVKWLLGVTNIQIPYELLITSVVVFVVIPLTTGYLTNRILLQRKGKDWFEQKFLPALRPVSILALLSTLVLLFAFQGEHILDHPYTILLIAIPLTIQTYFIFFITWLGGKLLRLSHPVCAPAAMIGASNFFELAVAVAISLFGLNSGASLATVVGVLIEVPIMLSLVAIANSWRY; encoded by the coding sequence ATGAAGTTTTTTGAAAAATACCTTACCGTTTGGGTCTCGCTATGCATTGCTGCAGGCATTGGTCTTGGGAAAATACTGGGGAATTCTGTTTCGGTGCTTGAAAGCTGGCAGATATATACCATCAACATTCCGGTAGCGGTGTTGGTTTGGATGATGATCTACCCGATGATGGTACAGATTGATTTTTCATCGATAGGCGGTGTTTCAAAAAATTGGAAAGGGCTGGCGCTGACAGTTACTGTAAACTGGCTGATCAAACCTTTCACCATGGCATTGTTTGGATGGATTTTCTTTAAAAATCTGTATGCTACCTGGATCACTCCGGAAGATGCAGACCAGTACCTGGCAGGCGCCATTCTGCTGGGTGCCGCACCCTGCACAGCCATGGTGTTTGTGTGGAGTTATTTGGTAAGAGGCGATGCCAATTATACGTTAATACAAGTTTCAGTCAACGATCTTATTCTGCCGGTTGCATTTGTACCCATTGTAAAATGGCTGCTGGGAGTAACCAACATACAGATACCGTATGAACTACTGATTACTTCGGTGGTTGTTTTTGTTGTTATACCGCTAACTACGGGTTATCTGACCAATCGGATATTGCTTCAACGAAAAGGAAAGGATTGGTTTGAACAAAAATTTCTTCCGGCACTTCGTCCTGTTTCCATACTAGCATTGCTTTCAACCCTGGTTTTACTCTTTGCCTTTCAGGGCGAACACATACTGGATCATCCATACACCATTTTGTTGATAGCCATACCACTGACCATTCAAACCTACTTCATATTCTTTATAACCTGGCTGGGTGGAAAATTGCTCCGTTTATCACATCCGGTTTGTGCACCGGCTGCGATGATTGGTGCCAGTAATTTTTTTGAACTCGCAGTTGCCGTGGCCATATCACTTTTTGGTCTTAATTCAGGTGCGTCGTTAGCCACGGTGGTTGGTGTACTCATAGAAGTACCCATCATGTTATCGTTGGTAGCCATCGCTAACAGTTGGAGGTATTAA
- a CDS encoding arsenate reductase ArsC, with the protein MKKILVLCTGNSCRSQMVHGYLENLLQGKAHIYSAGIEIHGVNPRAIQIMKEDGIDISHHTSNHVNEYLNIPFDYIITVCDHARENCPYIPGNSIRIHHSFSDPDKATGSEEEIMHAFRMVRNEIRTFCEEFSKTIIA; encoded by the coding sequence ATGAAAAAAATCTTGGTTTTATGCACAGGTAATAGCTGCCGTAGTCAAATGGTACATGGTTATTTAGAAAATCTGTTACAAGGTAAAGCTCATATTTACAGTGCCGGTATTGAGATACATGGCGTAAATCCGAGAGCCATACAAATCATGAAGGAAGATGGAATTGATATCAGTCATCATACCAGCAACCATGTAAATGAATACTTAAACATACCCTTTGATTACATCATCACGGTATGTGATCATGCCAGAGAAAACTGTCCGTACATACCAGGTAATTCCATTCGCATACATCATAGTTTTTCTGATCCTGACAAAGCAACCGGAAGTGAAGAAGAAATTATGCATGCATTTCGTATGGTTCGAAATGAGATACGCACATTCTGCGAAGAATTTTCAAAGACTATCATTGCTTAA
- a CDS encoding T9SS type A sorting domain-containing protein, which translates to MTTAFVPTPSQWATKTIDLSPYASQTAAGIRFQLRSGWGNVTYLDDINISAATNTPPSASFNVSSTNICAGQSITFTNTSTNATSYSWSFPGGTPSTSTAASPTVTFNSAGTYTVTLTASNLNGTNTATASIVVNPLPTPTISGGGTICQGSSVNLTASGGNSFTWNTGANTASINVSPASTTTYTVTATATNGCTATATASVTVLNCSSLDEVMNTSNFLVYPNPATDMITIALQLASAEPLKGELMTTLGQVLQQFTIAPSQQQITLITDGLSSGIYLLRISDGKQAITQRIMVVK; encoded by the coding sequence ATGACCACTGCATTTGTACCTACCCCATCACAATGGGCAACCAAGACAATAGATTTAAGCCCGTATGCTTCTCAAACCGCCGCCGGAATCAGATTCCAATTGCGAAGTGGATGGGGAAATGTTACTTATCTGGATGATATAAACATTAGTGCTGCAACCAATACACCACCAAGCGCTTCTTTTAATGTTTCATCAACTAACATCTGTGCAGGGCAAAGTATTACATTTACCAATACATCTACCAATGCTACTTCCTATAGCTGGTCCTTCCCCGGCGGAACTCCTTCAACAAGTACGGCTGCCAGTCCTACTGTAACATTTAATTCAGCGGGGACATATACTGTAACATTAACAGCTAGCAATTTAAACGGAACAAACACGGCAACAGCCAGTATTGTGGTGAATCCTTTGCCCACACCTACTATAAGTGGTGGCGGTACTATTTGTCAGGGAAGCTCTGTAAATCTTACTGCTTCTGGTGGTAATAGTTTTACTTGGAATACAGGTGCTAATACTGCTTCCATCAATGTAAGCCCTGCATCCACTACTACCTATACCGTTACAGCCACAGCTACTAACGGATGTACAGCAACTGCCACTGCATCGGTTACAGTACTTAACTGTTCTTCGCTGGATGAAGTGATGAATACCTCCAACTTTTTGGTGTATCCCAATCCGGCTACTGATATGATTACCATTGCTCTGCAATTGGCTTCTGCCGAACCGTTGAAAGGAGAACTGATGACAACACTGGGTCAGGTGTTGCAGCAATTTACCATTGCTCCATCTCAGCAGCAAATAACTTTGATCACAGACGGATTGTCTTCTGGAATTTATCTTCTTAGAATATCTGACGGAAAACAAGCGATAACACAACGCATCATGGTTGTAAAATAA
- the tilS gene encoding tRNA lysidine(34) synthetase TilS, whose protein sequence is MARLSPLHLRVQCAIRQQQLLHPGQRLLVAFSGGQDSFCLLQILRDLQPRWGWQIFVLHCDHRWSADETECARFLQGWLQQQGLPHAVETADPIRRDEAGARAWRYQQLEKWARTWDCSAVVMGHTASDRAETFLWNLLRGTGAAGLSSLDWQRHLDDRDPTSAQVVRPLLGLYRWETEQFCQQHQLPVWPDRSNQDLAHGRNRLRLEVMPYLKQHFNPQLEAALNRAATLLQAEHELVVAQAAQLWPQVYEPALPGLRRDPLRAAPLALQRQVMFQFLSLVLPHHPTFEQVEAGIQLLKADRGSRSPDYPGGHWLEVKGDHLVCFH, encoded by the coding sequence GTGGCCAGGCTCTCTCCTCTCCACCTGCGGGTACAGTGCGCCATTCGGCAGCAGCAACTTCTTCACCCTGGCCAGCGACTGCTGGTGGCTTTTTCGGGCGGGCAAGATTCTTTTTGCCTGCTCCAGATCTTGCGGGATTTGCAGCCTCGCTGGGGCTGGCAGATATTTGTTCTGCATTGTGATCACCGCTGGTCGGCAGATGAAACGGAGTGTGCCCGCTTTTTGCAGGGGTGGCTGCAGCAGCAGGGACTACCTCATGCCGTTGAGACTGCGGATCCCATCCGCCGAGACGAAGCAGGGGCCAGGGCTTGGCGCTACCAACAACTGGAGAAATGGGCCCGCACCTGGGACTGCAGCGCCGTGGTGATGGGGCATACGGCCAGCGACCGGGCCGAGACATTTTTATGGAACTTGCTGCGAGGGACAGGAGCCGCCGGGCTGAGCAGCCTGGATTGGCAGCGGCACCTAGACGACCGGGATCCCACCTCTGCCCAGGTGGTGCGACCCCTGCTGGGTCTATACCGTTGGGAAACCGAACAATTTTGCCAGCAGCACCAATTGCCGGTCTGGCCGGATCGCAGCAACCAAGATCTGGCCCATGGCCGCAACCGTCTCCGCCTGGAGGTGATGCCTTACTTGAAACAGCACTTCAACCCGCAACTGGAAGCGGCCCTGAATCGGGCTGCCACACTGCTGCAAGCAGAACATGAGCTGGTGGTAGCTCAAGCAGCTCAGCTATGGCCACAGGTATATGAGCCCGCTTTGCCAGGGCTGCGACGGGATCCCTTGCGGGCTGCCCCCTTGGCTCTGCAGCGGCAGGTAATGTTCCAGTTTTTGTCCCTGGTGTTGCCCCACCACCCCACCTTTGAACAGGTAGAAGCCGGGATCCAGCTCTTAAAAGCAGACCGAGGCAGCCGTAGCCCCGATTATCCAGGTGGGCACTGGCTGGAAGTGAAAGGGGATCACTTGGTTTGTTTCCATTAA
- a CDS encoding HrcA family transcriptional regulator codes for MKLELTPRQRKILWATVRSYIATAEPVGSKTLAQSYNFGVSTATIRNDLATLEQVGLLFQPHTSAGRVPSDFGYRVYVNDLLTSANSGGIPHDAPQPDPHPALQQLMDQLGRELGDDLDSLLQRVAQLLAHLSGCIALITPPQGPVVAIHHVQLVSVAPGRVMVLVVTDSYQTHSALVSPPDWPSDSREDLEDELQLLSNFLTLKLRGKTFAELQDLSWLKLDEEFRTYGHWLQQLLRSVVQRCLQPSLGQVFSAGMAELMRQPEFSQARQVQAVMQLIEEGAKQLQGMIGLHFADGGDPQLAYLPPLPSSTEMDQESGQSARKTPVIIYIGSENPLESLHHCTVIASTYHRRSAPLGTVTLLGPTRMAYERSIAAVQAVASHLTRALA; via the coding sequence ATGAAACTCGAACTGACTCCCCGCCAGCGGAAGATTCTCTGGGCGACAGTGCGTAGCTACATTGCTACAGCTGAACCTGTCGGTTCCAAAACCTTGGCCCAGTCCTACAACTTTGGGGTAAGCACGGCCACCATTCGCAACGACTTGGCCACCCTTGAGCAAGTGGGATTGCTGTTTCAGCCTCACACCTCCGCCGGACGGGTTCCTTCCGACTTTGGCTATCGGGTTTATGTCAACGATTTGTTGACCTCTGCCAACAGCGGTGGGATCCCCCACGATGCTCCTCAGCCGGATCCCCATCCCGCTCTGCAACAGTTGATGGATCAGCTTGGCCGTGAGCTGGGAGACGACCTAGACAGCCTCCTGCAAAGGGTAGCTCAGCTTTTGGCCCATCTGAGCGGTTGCATTGCTCTCATTACTCCTCCTCAGGGGCCGGTGGTAGCCATTCATCATGTGCAGTTGGTGTCGGTAGCGCCAGGGCGGGTGATGGTGTTGGTGGTAACCGACTCCTATCAAACCCATTCAGCTCTGGTCAGCCCCCCCGACTGGCCCAGCGACTCCCGAGAGGATTTGGAAGATGAATTGCAATTGCTCAGCAACTTTCTCACCCTGAAGCTGCGGGGCAAAACCTTTGCCGAGTTGCAGGATCTGAGCTGGCTGAAACTGGATGAAGAATTTCGTACCTACGGCCATTGGCTCCAGCAACTGCTGCGCTCGGTGGTGCAACGCTGTCTACAGCCCTCTCTGGGGCAGGTGTTCAGTGCCGGTATGGCCGAGTTGATGCGTCAGCCGGAGTTTTCCCAGGCCCGGCAGGTGCAGGCAGTGATGCAGTTGATCGAGGAGGGAGCCAAGCAACTTCAGGGGATGATTGGGCTCCATTTTGCCGATGGGGGTGATCCGCAGTTGGCGTATCTGCCTCCTCTGCCGAGCTCAACGGAGATGGATCAAGAGTCAGGACAGTCTGCCCGCAAGACCCCGGTGATCATCTACATTGGCAGCGAGAATCCACTGGAGTCTCTGCACCACTGCACGGTTATCGCCTCCACTTACCACCGTCGCTCGGCTCCTCTGGGTACGGTCACCTTGCTGGGGCCGACCCGAATGGCCTACGAGCGCAGCATTGCTGCTGTGCAGGCGGTGGCCTCTCATCTGACCCGAGCTCTTGCCTAA
- a CDS encoding urease subunit gamma, with amino-acid sequence MYLSPQEKDKLLIYLAAQLARDRRQRGLKLNYPEAVAYLSAAVLEGAREGKTVAQLMSEGLTWLTREDVMPGIPEMIPEIQVEATFPDGTKLVTLHHPIR; translated from the coding sequence ATGTACTTATCCCCCCAGGAGAAAGACAAGTTGTTGATCTACCTGGCTGCCCAGTTGGCTCGGGATCGGCGGCAGCGGGGCCTCAAACTCAATTACCCTGAGGCGGTGGCCTACTTGAGCGCAGCAGTCTTGGAAGGGGCGCGGGAGGGGAAAACAGTCGCCCAATTGATGAGCGAGGGGCTGACGTGGCTGACCCGCGAGGACGTAATGCCCGGGATCCCAGAGATGATCCCGGAAATTCAAGTGGAGGCTACTTTCCCCGACGGAACCAAGCTGGTTACCCTACACCATCCCATTCGCTAG
- a CDS encoding urease subunit beta, giving the protein MIPGELLLAEDPIQANVGRATVTLEVTNRGDRPIQVGSHFHFFEVNRALVFDRAASFGMRLNIPSGNAVRFEPGQTHRVTLVALGGKGLVHGFNRLTEGTVRSAAQKRLALARLQEWMGQAANP; this is encoded by the coding sequence CTGATCCCAGGGGAACTGTTGCTGGCAGAGGATCCCATCCAAGCCAACGTCGGACGGGCCACCGTGACCCTGGAGGTTACCAACCGAGGGGATCGGCCCATTCAGGTGGGATCCCATTTTCACTTTTTTGAGGTGAACCGAGCCCTGGTTTTCGATCGCGCCGCCAGCTTTGGCATGCGCCTCAACATCCCTTCCGGCAATGCGGTGCGTTTTGAGCCAGGCCAAACCCATCGGGTGACGCTGGTGGCTTTGGGGGGCAAGGGGTTGGTGCATGGCTTCAATCGGCTCACGGAGGGTACGGTACGCTCTGCCGCCCAAAAGCGGCTGGCCCTGGCCCGATTGCAGGAGTGGATGGGTCAAGCAGCCAATCCCTAG
- a CDS encoding endonuclease MutS2 — MPTVPTLHPLPVFSKPDPSPRPTACQGERQETLELLEWPRLCQHLATFAATPLGRRACLELDPWQSRADSEAYLEQTEEAIRLDRTQAGGLSMAGIHNLLPALERAERGGILSGEELVQIATTLGAARRIRRLIDDHDHLPRLQTWVSTLRTYPELEQEIFRCLEEHGEVRDSASPTLADLRQQQRRQRSQIQEQLQQLMSQYPQALQDTLIGQRQGRFVLMVKATHRDLIRGIVHDSSASGATLYVEPYAVVELGNRWRETQVQIQAEEERILAALSAQVAAVATDLEHLQGVMVGLDVALARGRYSLWLEGNRPQFVSAGLRLRQAKHPLLLWQSRAAAPSEGQGSAVVPIDFTLADSIRVVVITGPNTGGKTVALKTLGLLVLMAKAGIFLPAQDPPQLPWFDGVYADIGDEQSLQQNLSTFSGHIRRISRIVQALQSAPEPALVLLDEVGAGTDPTEGAALAAGLLEYLSERALLTLATTHYGELKALKYQHPCFENASVEFDEVTLAPTYRLLWGIPGRSNALAIAQRLQLDPEILRRAQRHLQGESQVDRVIAGLEAQRAQLEERAAQVGSLHRELESLYQQMQQRSRQIAEREARLEQKQNQELQALLAAARQEVAAAIRRLQQGEDPQRITAELAQIQQRYSPPPPPVDMEFVPEVGDRVRLRGLGQTGEVIAIEGDVYVVRSGILKFTVPRGQLDPIDEHQAKQRQRPKAPPPSPAATAPLNLRTSQNTLDLRGKTVADAEAILEQHFAQAPPGPVWIIHGHGTGRLKAGVQAYLQNHPRVQRFSAADPEDGGTGVTVAHLQ, encoded by the coding sequence ATGCCCACCGTCCCCACCTTGCACCCGCTGCCAGTCTTCTCCAAGCCCGATCCCTCCCCAAGGCCTACGGCCTGCCAAGGCGAACGGCAAGAAACCTTGGAATTGCTGGAGTGGCCCCGCCTTTGTCAGCACTTGGCCACCTTTGCGGCCACACCCTTGGGCCGCCGCGCCTGCTTGGAGCTGGATCCCTGGCAGAGCCGCGCCGACAGCGAAGCCTACCTTGAGCAGACGGAAGAGGCGATCCGCCTCGATCGCACACAGGCCGGGGGACTTTCTATGGCAGGGATCCACAACTTGCTGCCGGCTTTGGAACGGGCCGAACGGGGGGGGATCCTGAGCGGGGAAGAGCTGGTGCAGATCGCTACAACTCTGGGGGCAGCCCGCCGCATCCGCCGCCTGATCGACGACCACGACCATCTGCCACGCTTGCAAACTTGGGTGAGCACCCTGCGCACCTACCCGGAGCTGGAGCAGGAGATCTTCCGCTGCCTGGAGGAACATGGCGAGGTGCGGGACAGCGCCAGCCCTACCCTTGCGGATCTGCGCCAGCAGCAGCGGCGGCAACGCAGCCAGATCCAAGAGCAGCTGCAACAATTGATGAGCCAGTATCCCCAGGCGCTGCAGGATACCCTGATTGGCCAGCGGCAGGGGCGGTTTGTCCTGATGGTCAAGGCCACCCATCGGGATCTCATCCGCGGCATTGTGCATGACAGCTCTGCCAGTGGGGCCACCCTCTATGTGGAGCCCTACGCCGTGGTGGAACTGGGCAACCGCTGGCGAGAAACCCAAGTTCAGATTCAGGCGGAGGAAGAGCGGATCTTAGCCGCGCTCTCGGCTCAGGTGGCAGCCGTGGCCACCGATCTGGAGCATCTGCAGGGGGTGATGGTGGGGTTGGATGTGGCTCTGGCTCGGGGTCGCTACAGCCTCTGGCTGGAGGGCAATCGTCCCCAGTTTGTCTCGGCAGGATTGCGCCTGCGTCAGGCCAAGCACCCCCTGCTGCTCTGGCAGTCCCGCGCCGCCGCCCCTTCGGAGGGTCAAGGCTCTGCCGTTGTCCCTATCGACTTCACCCTCGCGGACTCCATTCGTGTCGTGGTTATCACCGGCCCCAACACCGGCGGCAAAACCGTTGCCCTGAAAACCCTGGGCCTGCTGGTGCTCATGGCCAAGGCGGGGATCTTCCTGCCGGCTCAGGATCCGCCCCAGCTGCCTTGGTTCGACGGGGTTTACGCCGACATTGGGGACGAGCAGTCGCTGCAACAAAATCTCTCCACCTTTTCGGGGCACATCCGCCGCATCAGCCGCATCGTGCAGGCCCTGCAGTCTGCTCCGGAGCCGGCCCTTGTCCTGTTGGATGAGGTGGGGGCGGGCACGGATCCCACCGAAGGCGCTGCCCTGGCGGCTGGGCTATTGGAGTACCTCTCGGAAAGGGCACTGCTCACCCTGGCTACCACCCACTACGGCGAGCTAAAGGCCCTGAAATACCAACATCCCTGCTTTGAAAATGCCTCGGTGGAGTTCGACGAGGTCACCCTGGCCCCCACCTATCGCCTCTTGTGGGGGATCCCAGGCCGCTCCAACGCCTTGGCCATTGCCCAACGGCTGCAGTTGGATCCAGAGATTCTGCGGCGGGCCCAGCGGCACCTGCAAGGGGAAAGCCAGGTGGATAGGGTCATTGCCGGCCTGGAAGCGCAGCGGGCTCAATTGGAAGAGCGGGCGGCCCAGGTGGGATCCCTGCATCGAGAGCTGGAGAGCCTATATCAACAAATGCAACAGCGTAGCCGCCAAATCGCCGAGCGAGAAGCCCGGCTGGAGCAGAAGCAAAACCAAGAACTGCAAGCCCTGTTGGCTGCTGCCCGTCAGGAAGTGGCTGCCGCCATCCGCAGATTGCAGCAGGGAGAGGATCCCCAACGCATTACTGCCGAGCTGGCGCAAATCCAGCAGCGCTACTCTCCCCCACCGCCGCCCGTGGATATGGAGTTTGTGCCAGAGGTGGGAGATCGGGTGCGGCTGAGAGGCTTGGGTCAGACGGGGGAAGTGATCGCCATCGAAGGGGATGTGTATGTGGTGCGCAGCGGCATCCTCAAATTCACAGTGCCACGGGGGCAGTTGGATCCCATTGACGAACACCAGGCTAAGCAACGCCAACGCCCCAAAGCCCCACCTCCCTCCCCTGCAGCCACCGCTCCCCTGAACCTGCGCACCAGCCAGAACACCCTCGATCTGAGGGGGAAAACCGTTGCTGATGCTGAGGCCATTCTGGAACAGCACTTTGCCCAAGCTCCTCCCGGCCCGGTTTGGATCATCCACGGCCACGGCACAGGGCGCCTGAAAGCCGGCGTCCAGGCTTATCTCCAAAATCACCCGCGCGTTCAGCGTTTTTCAGCCGCTGATCCCGAAGACGGCGGTACTGGAGTGACCGTGGCTCATTTACAGTGA
- a CDS encoding NIL domain-containing protein: MRKRVTLIFPRHLVNVPLTYRLAKDFDVAANIVRARVAPNEVGTLVVELSGDIDQVEAGLEWVQSLGIEVTERAKEIQIDPDLCVDCGLCTGVCPTEALKISAPNWKLEFSRNRCVMCEQCVATCPVGAISTSL, from the coding sequence GTGCGCAAACGAGTCACCCTCATTTTCCCCCGCCATTTGGTGAATGTGCCTCTCACCTATCGGTTGGCCAAAGACTTCGATGTGGCTGCCAATATCGTGCGCGCCAGGGTAGCCCCCAACGAAGTGGGTACTTTGGTGGTGGAGCTGTCGGGGGATATCGACCAGGTGGAAGCAGGATTGGAATGGGTACAGTCTTTGGGCATTGAGGTGACTGAACGGGCCAAGGAAATTCAAATCGACCCAGACTTGTGCGTGGACTGTGGATTGTGTACGGGAGTTTGCCCAACCGAGGCCTTGAAGATTTCTGCTCCCAACTGGAAGCTGGAGTTCTCTCGCAACCGCTGTGTCATGTGCGAACAGTGTGTTGCCACCTGCCCCGTTGGGGCGATCAGCACCAGTTTGTAG
- the ndhL gene encoding NAD(P)H-quinone oxidoreductase subunit L: protein MASTPSLIGLTYAGLAVLYLLVLPLLSLLYVDKRWTSGSAWEKVLMFFLVLFFFPGMVLLAPFMTFRPKPRSL from the coding sequence ATGGCTTCTACTCCATCGTTGATCGGGTTAACTTATGCCGGTTTGGCTGTTCTCTATCTGCTGGTGCTGCCTCTGTTGTCTCTGCTGTACGTGGACAAACGCTGGACTTCAGGCAGTGCTTGGGAAAAGGTGCTGATGTTTTTCTTGGTCTTGTTTTTCTTTCCCGGCATGGTGCTCTTGGCTCCCTTCATGACGTTTCGGCCCAAGCCCCGGTCGCTGTAA
- a CDS encoding DUF3007 family protein, with protein MRRLDVLAIGLALLLGGGILYGLLLWAGLDTRAAQQISSVVLLLACLGWTFGYLKRVLRGEMTLKAQWASFETQQIQERLRSLSPEELQALQAELESEKEGIPDWVEQEKH; from the coding sequence ATGCGCAGATTGGATGTTCTTGCTATAGGCTTAGCCCTGCTGTTGGGGGGAGGGATCCTCTATGGCCTGCTGCTTTGGGCGGGCTTGGATACGAGGGCCGCGCAGCAGATATCGAGCGTGGTGCTTCTATTGGCCTGCTTGGGGTGGACTTTTGGCTACCTGAAGCGGGTGCTGCGTGGGGAAATGACCCTGAAGGCTCAATGGGCCAGCTTCGAGACCCAGCAGATTCAAGAGAGGCTCCGCTCCCTCTCCCCAGAAGAGTTGCAGGCCCTGCAAGCTGAATTGGAAAGCGAGAAAGAAGGGATCCCAGATTGGGTTGAGCAGGAGAAACATTGA
- a CDS encoding response regulator: protein MQSHLWQLGLESQGHSVVPISPREDLLEVAASQPLDLDLMVVDMTTGLFNPYAFCRECQSKLPNIPVILTHHPRRHIEPAERRWAIYQGAADVIPGLAEAGDLLHSLERIYEAARWFLPIDTEALHRALKQAGLWPAEVSRTSSSTPPPQPSAHSPTAPPQPITAEGDPGQKDLTPQVKYRLMYRGRPVD, encoded by the coding sequence TTGCAATCTCATCTCTGGCAGTTGGGGCTGGAGTCTCAGGGGCACTCTGTGGTGCCGATTTCCCCACGTGAAGATCTGCTGGAGGTGGCAGCAAGTCAGCCTCTGGATTTGGATCTGATGGTGGTGGACATGACGACGGGGCTGTTTAACCCCTATGCCTTTTGTCGAGAGTGTCAAAGCAAGCTGCCCAACATCCCTGTTATCCTGACTCATCACCCCCGCCGCCACATCGAGCCCGCAGAGCGGCGCTGGGCAATCTACCAGGGGGCAGCAGATGTGATCCCTGGCTTGGCGGAGGCCGGCGACCTTCTCCACTCCCTCGAACGGATTTACGAGGCTGCCAGGTGGTTTTTGCCTATTGACACGGAGGCGCTCCACAGGGCTCTGAAGCAAGCGGGCTTATGGCCGGCGGAGGTCAGCCGTACATCTTCTTCCACCCCTCCCCCGCAGCCGAGCGCCCACTCTCCCACCGCCCCTCCACAACCCATCACCGCGGAAGGGGATCCAGGGCAAAAAGACTTGACCCCGCAGGTGAAGTACCGACTGATGTACCGGGGTCGCCCTGTCGATTGA
- a CDS encoding NAD(+) kinase — protein sequence MTKPKAGILYNDAKPAAKRSSETLARWFQEQGWEVCVAPNWGGILGYAKPDSPICLTKVDSLAPAGFDQTMKFAVVLGGDGTVLAAARQLAPKGIPLLAVNTGHLGFLTETYLPHLEEAASAAIAGEYTLDRRSMLLVQAYRGQELRWEVLSLNEMVLHREPLTSMCHFEITIGDHSPLDVAADGVILATPTGSTAYALSAGGPVITPGVPVLQLIPICPHSMASRALVFPDSEEVWISPVTPQPLVLVVDGNAGCYIMPEDQIRVVRAPYWTDLMRLRRPEFFRVMREKLGWGLPHASKPTSVELP from the coding sequence ATGACCAAGCCCAAAGCCGGGATCCTCTACAACGACGCCAAACCCGCCGCCAAACGCAGCAGCGAAACCCTAGCCCGCTGGTTTCAGGAGCAGGGCTGGGAAGTCTGTGTGGCCCCCAACTGGGGCGGTATCCTCGGTTATGCCAAGCCCGACAGCCCCATCTGCCTGACCAAAGTAGATAGCCTGGCCCCGGCTGGATTTGATCAAACCATGAAGTTTGCGGTGGTGTTGGGGGGAGATGGCACCGTCTTGGCAGCAGCACGGCAACTGGCCCCCAAAGGGATCCCCTTGTTGGCGGTGAATACGGGCCATCTGGGCTTTCTGACGGAGACCTACCTTCCTCACCTAGAAGAGGCAGCCAGTGCCGCCATTGCCGGGGAATACACCCTGGATCGCCGCAGCATGTTGCTGGTGCAAGCCTACCGAGGGCAAGAATTGCGCTGGGAGGTCTTGAGCTTAAACGAGATGGTGCTGCACCGCGAGCCTTTGACCAGCATGTGCCACTTCGAGATCACCATCGGGGATCACTCACCTCTGGATGTGGCTGCCGACGGAGTCATCTTGGCTACTCCCACCGGCTCGACGGCCTATGCCCTCTCGGCGGGTGGGCCGGTGATCACACCGGGGGTGCCGGTTTTGCAGCTGATTCCCATCTGCCCCCATTCCATGGCGTCGCGGGCCTTGGTCTTCCCCGATTCGGAGGAGGTATGGATTAGCCCCGTTACCCCTCAGCCACTGGTTTTGGTGGTAGATGGAAATGCCGGCTGCTACATCATGCCGGAAGACCAGATTCGGGTGGTACGTGCCCCCTATTGGACAGATTTGATGCGCCTGCGCCGACCGGAATTTTTCCGGGTTATGCGAGAGAAGTTGGGGTGGGGACTGCCCCACGCTTCCAAGCCCACGTCGGTGGAGTTGCCTTAA